A single genomic interval of bacterium harbors:
- the rplM gene encoding 50S ribosomal protein L13: MIMNKAFYLKKEDRAPKWRVIDAEGKILGRLATQIADALRGKDKPYYTPHTDCGDYVVVINADKVVMTGQKMSDKEYVTYSGWMSGKKVTLAKDLMKKHPTKIVELAVKRMLPKNTLNSDIYRKLKVYAGSEHPHKAQEIGFAPKVK; this comes from the coding sequence ATGATTATGAATAAAGCGTTTTATTTGAAAAAAGAAGATCGTGCCCCAAAATGGCGAGTTATCGATGCAGAGGGTAAGATTTTAGGCCGTTTGGCAACACAGATTGCCGATGCATTGCGTGGCAAAGACAAGCCATATTACACGCCGCACACCGATTGTGGTGATTATGTGGTGGTTATCAATGCTGACAAAGTGGTCATGACCGGTCAAAAAATGAGCGACAAAGAATACGTGACCTACAGCGGCTGGATGAGCGGTAAAAAGGTTACATTAGCAAAAGATCTTATGAAAAAGCACCCAACAAAAATTGTTGAACTTGCAGTCAAAAGAATGTTGCCAAAAAATACCCTTAACAGTGACATCTATCGTAAATTAAAAGTGTACGCTGGTTCCGAGCATCCTCACAAAGCGCAAGAAATTGGTTTTGCACCAAAAGTAAAATAG